A section of the Leptospira kobayashii genome encodes:
- a CDS encoding efflux RND transporter permease subunit, with product MIEKFIEISQKQKILTVCFTIFIILGGVYSWKELKKEAYPDIGDTQVTVIVRYPGRAALEVEQLITLPLERALSSVPQVISRRSKTIFGLCVYQLVFEDGTDDYFARQRVLEKLSLLDFPEEADFDLGPLTSPVGEILRYVIESEEFHSQTELRTFQDWIIVPRLLQVKGVADVINFGGLTKQYHAVLFPERLYGLGLSLDEVVRSIEKNNYNTGGNYIQSGEQSMAIRSMGAIRSVEDLESIVVKNSGGIPVFLSQLGRVEEGYKPPTGILGYSYSLDHRKMENASGVQGMVVMRRGSNPSEVIISLKNKIEDINENLLPKGVKLRLVYDRSILVDHTIRTVGHTVLEGIVFVLLILIFFLGSWSTALIVATTIPISLLFAFGMMNITGIPVNLLSLGAIDFGIIVDGSVVMVEALLRSVRKPEDRNPVHFIEVSKDTGKEIFFSILIIILSYFPIFSLQRVEGKLFSPMAYTLSFAIAGSLLLTLSIVPILLFYSMKLGNKEHKKEWENPIYLKLEGYYSGILDRLFSNFKKYAILGISFAFLLFSLAFYHIGVEYLPELDEGSLNIRAFLPPGISLQTAKTISDEVRSVISKHDEVNLVVTQLGRNDDGTDPYGSNRIEILVGLKPYDEWESGLSKSRFADQVKRELVGKFLGVKFLLSQPIMDNVAESATGSVADLAIHVEGTDLTRLREIAGQIQTLVSGIKGSVDSAIEQEGNQAQVVIEIKRKEAARYGINVSEIQDMIEASIGGKEISVLYEDAWRFGIVVRYPSSYKSSVKSLETLLVKSENGAFIPLKELAKIEVKDGPTIIQRNDGRRVVSVRTNIIDRDQASFVREAQKIVQEKVKLDKRYSLHWGGQYENLTRAGDRLKVIIPITLIAVFLILYFHFKDFRYAITAMICIPFSLTGGVLSLAMRGYHFNVSAGIGFISLFGICTMTGVLFLSRMKKHTISGSLEERKFAVKEAAVLQYKPRIMTILLALCGLIPAMFGHGVGSDIQRYMATVIVGGLSFELLFTLTLLPCFYLWLCSEDEEVKV from the coding sequence ATGATTGAAAAGTTTATAGAAATATCGCAAAAACAAAAGATTTTAACCGTTTGTTTTACTATTTTTATCATACTTGGCGGAGTTTACTCCTGGAAAGAATTGAAAAAAGAAGCTTATCCGGACATAGGTGATACCCAAGTAACAGTGATTGTGCGATATCCCGGGCGGGCTGCATTGGAAGTGGAGCAGTTGATCACTTTGCCTTTGGAAAGAGCATTGAGTTCCGTTCCTCAAGTGATCAGTCGCCGTTCGAAAACTATCTTCGGTCTTTGTGTTTATCAATTGGTTTTTGAGGACGGAACGGACGATTATTTTGCCAGACAACGTGTTTTGGAAAAACTTTCCTTATTGGATTTTCCGGAGGAAGCGGATTTCGATCTGGGCCCTTTGACAAGTCCTGTAGGAGAAATCTTGCGATATGTGATCGAGTCGGAGGAATTTCACAGCCAAACAGAGCTTAGGACCTTTCAAGACTGGATCATTGTACCGAGGTTATTGCAGGTGAAAGGTGTTGCCGATGTAATCAATTTCGGAGGACTTACCAAACAATACCATGCAGTGCTTTTTCCGGAGAGACTTTACGGACTCGGTCTTAGTCTGGATGAAGTCGTGCGTTCAATTGAGAAAAATAATTATAATACGGGTGGTAATTATATTCAATCTGGCGAACAAAGCATGGCAATTCGTAGTATGGGAGCTATTCGTTCCGTAGAGGACTTGGAATCGATTGTGGTAAAAAATTCGGGAGGTATTCCCGTTTTTCTTTCCCAATTGGGAAGAGTGGAAGAGGGGTATAAGCCGCCTACTGGTATATTGGGTTATTCTTATTCCTTGGATCATAGGAAGATGGAAAATGCATCCGGAGTTCAGGGAATGGTTGTTATGCGCCGTGGCTCGAACCCTTCGGAAGTAATAATCAGTTTAAAGAACAAAATCGAAGATATCAATGAGAATTTACTCCCTAAAGGCGTGAAGCTCAGACTTGTTTACGATCGTTCGATACTGGTTGATCATACGATTCGTACGGTAGGGCATACCGTTTTGGAAGGAATCGTTTTTGTTCTTTTGATTTTGATTTTCTTTTTGGGCAGTTGGTCCACTGCTCTGATAGTTGCGACAACGATACCTATTTCCCTGTTATTTGCATTCGGGATGATGAACATTACGGGAATTCCTGTCAATTTACTTTCATTAGGCGCAATCGATTTCGGAATCATAGTAGACGGCTCGGTGGTTATGGTTGAGGCATTGCTTAGATCCGTCCGTAAACCAGAAGATAGGAATCCTGTTCATTTCATCGAAGTCTCCAAAGATACCGGCAAAGAGATTTTCTTTTCCATCTTGATCATAATACTTTCTTATTTTCCTATTTTTTCTTTGCAAAGAGTGGAAGGAAAACTTTTTTCTCCGATGGCATATACATTATCATTTGCAATCGCCGGCTCTTTGCTTCTCACTTTATCCATTGTTCCCATTCTTTTGTTTTATAGTATGAAGCTGGGAAATAAGGAGCATAAGAAAGAATGGGAGAATCCTATTTATCTGAAGTTGGAAGGTTATTATTCCGGGATACTTGATAGGCTTTTTTCCAATTTCAAAAAATATGCGATACTCGGGATCAGCTTCGCCTTTTTGCTTTTCAGTTTGGCATTTTATCATATTGGAGTCGAGTATTTGCCCGAATTGGATGAAGGTTCGTTAAATATCCGGGCTTTTCTTCCGCCGGGAATTTCCTTACAAACTGCTAAAACGATTTCCGATGAAGTCAGATCCGTCATTTCAAAACATGATGAAGTCAATCTGGTAGTCACTCAACTGGGAAGGAATGATGATGGAACGGATCCTTACGGATCTAATCGTATTGAGATTTTAGTCGGATTAAAACCATACGACGAATGGGAATCGGGTCTCAGCAAATCCCGCTTTGCCGATCAAGTAAAACGGGAATTAGTTGGCAAATTTTTGGGAGTTAAATTTTTACTTTCACAACCTATCATGGATAATGTGGCTGAGTCCGCAACCGGAAGCGTCGCCGATTTGGCGATCCATGTAGAAGGAACGGATTTAACCAGGCTCAGGGAGATCGCAGGTCAAATACAAACACTGGTAAGTGGGATTAAGGGTTCGGTAGATTCTGCCATTGAGCAGGAAGGAAACCAGGCCCAAGTGGTTATCGAAATCAAGAGAAAGGAAGCTGCCAGATACGGAATCAATGTAAGCGAAATTCAGGACATGATCGAAGCATCCATAGGCGGAAAAGAAATTTCCGTTTTATATGAAGATGCTTGGAGATTCGGGATCGTCGTTCGTTATCCATCGTCTTACAAAAGCTCGGTCAAGTCGTTGGAAACCCTTCTTGTGAAATCGGAAAACGGAGCATTTATTCCTTTGAAGGAATTGGCAAAAATCGAAGTGAAAGACGGCCCAACTATCATTCAAAGGAATGACGGGAGAAGAGTTGTTTCTGTCAGGACCAATATAATAGATAGGGACCAGGCATCTTTTGTTCGGGAAGCGCAGAAGATAGTTCAGGAAAAAGTAAAATTGGACAAACGTTATTCGTTGCATTGGGGCGGTCAGTATGAAAACTTAACACGTGCAGGTGATCGCTTGAAAGTCATCATACCGATCACTCTGATCGCTGTATTTTTAATTTTATATTTTCATTTTAAAGATTTTCGTTATGCCATTACGGCTATGATTTGCATTCCTTTTTCATTAACCGGGGGAGTTCTCAGTTTGGCGATGAGGGGATATCATTTCAATGTGTCCGCCGGTATAGGATTTATTTCCTTGTTCGGAATTTGTACGATGACGGGGGTTTTGTTTTTGTCCCGCATGAAAAAACATACCATTTCAGGAAGTTTGGAAGAACGAAAATTCGCGGTGAAAGAGGCGGCCGTTTTGCAATACAAGCCAAGAATTATGACCATATTACTGGCATTATGTGGCCTTATCCCGGCTATGTTCGGTCATGGAGTTGGGTCGGATATTCAACGTTATATGGCAACGGTGATTGTGGGCGGCCTAAGTTTCGAATTGTTATTTACCCTGACTTTACTACCTTGTTTTTATCTCTGGCTATGTTCGGAAGATGAGGAAGTGAAGGTCTGA
- a CDS encoding efflux RND transporter periplasmic adaptor subunit gives MLNKLLICILFFSPILFCTEKKAKNETENTFPTLSNGGKTIVFPNAESLTRFETVVLEKKSGFLSVLATAHVIASISSSVRNTEKVILFENPDIASLYSSYKKSKTELVKARKNIERVKDMFENRVATRKDLFEAEAELTDCVADIEERESRLRSFGFNPNQLESYPSGTAVVVSELPESQLSQVEVGESVDISFSAYPDKTFQGKAEAVGDSLDSNTRTAKIRVSLKVGNQKILPGMFAKVEFGDKIEGLLLLPKDSVVSVEGKDYIFVKQGADTLVRREVKYLAGSGNDISILSGVEEGETVVVKGVVLLKGISFGL, from the coding sequence ATGTTGAATAAATTATTAATTTGTATTTTATTTTTTTCTCCGATTCTTTTTTGCACTGAAAAGAAAGCTAAAAATGAAACGGAAAATACGTTCCCAACTTTATCTAATGGCGGTAAGACGATCGTTTTTCCCAATGCAGAGTCGTTGACTAGGTTTGAAACCGTTGTTTTGGAAAAAAAATCGGGCTTTTTATCTGTACTTGCTACGGCTCACGTTATTGCAAGTATCTCTTCTTCCGTTCGAAATACGGAGAAAGTCATTTTGTTTGAGAATCCCGACATTGCATCGCTTTACTCCAGTTATAAGAAGTCGAAAACAGAGTTGGTGAAAGCGAGAAAGAATATAGAACGTGTCAAAGATATGTTTGAAAACCGTGTGGCTACACGTAAGGATTTATTCGAGGCGGAAGCCGAGTTGACGGATTGTGTCGCCGATATTGAAGAAAGGGAATCGAGGTTAAGGAGTTTCGGTTTCAATCCGAACCAATTGGAATCCTATCCTTCCGGAACCGCCGTTGTAGTATCAGAGCTCCCCGAGTCCCAACTTTCACAAGTTGAAGTCGGAGAATCCGTTGATATTAGTTTTTCAGCATACCCCGACAAAACCTTTCAAGGGAAGGCGGAAGCAGTGGGTGATAGTCTCGATAGCAATACCAGGACTGCCAAGATCAGAGTTTCCTTGAAAGTGGGTAATCAGAAAATCCTGCCGGGAATGTTCGCAAAAGTAGAGTTTGGTGATAAAATCGAAGGTCTGTTACTTTTACCGAAGGATTCGGTGGTCAGCGTGGAAGGTAAAGATTATATTTTTGTCAAACAAGGAGCTGATACGCTTGTTCGGCGAGAAGTGAAATATTTGGCCGGATCGGGAAACGATATATCTATTCTTTCGGGAGTGGAGGAAGGAGAAACCGTTGTGGTCAAAGGCGTTGTGCTCTTGAAAGGAATCAGTTTCGGATTGTAA
- a CDS encoding penicillin acylase family protein produces MNLPILKSISKQFKKRPFLYGGVVFILALPVILHFIFWGLVASKSPNYNGLKKHPFIKTNVTVIRDVNGIPHIDAGDSLSAYFALGYTIAQDRLFQMELQRRIGRGDLTELFGDKLLESDKFLKSLLLKKTAEEYANSEKHLHPGAWEELDAFLTGVNAFVEEGNFPIEYTILGIKPRPFNRIDAISFLFYMGFSFAEGIKTDSLYTILESELKDRNVYELFPRYDLEKGATILESQPGSPKLSSHTDSDRPSGNDLIREMKIKHSANYVSPKSGTDVSAIHRLVDEVSNLILPIEPLEGSNSWLIAPSRSSSGGAILANDPHIALSNPGAWYEAHIRFPGYENYGYFLSILPFPLIAHNRDKAWGLTMLEQDDVNLYSETVSEDKVMEKGKWVPLQTYSDPILVKGKDPIPFEIKISSHGPIITEHIKGYAGKPVSLYWAHHHLPNPLLDVLYQMGRSTSFGELDNASSLIGAPGLNFSYADAKGNIAYYSVGRFPILKSGNSRKILEGSTGENDVIGYLPSSQNPKIINPKNGIIITANNMVTSQKLPGLGYPDGNWQPRDRFLRLADVLGRQDKWSLEDMASLQTDTVSSFAPRYLEIALPSLEKVKSRSGKQALGILKGWNFEHDLDSQGGAVYDVFFYLTLKNIVIDELGEDNFKLYGDFAEYWNAYRGIIQNPESKFWDDQNTKDIIETREDILIRSLEDTASYLEEHVSKSPSLWRWKHLYKIKHPHPLGVIPLIGKIFDIGPLPSPGGAEVVNNLKYKLMKEDWTATSGPSKRRVIDYGRFDESVTQLPIGNSGNLGSPFYGNLVKNYIDGIHRKILFSKESYADGKYKLEFAPSEK; encoded by the coding sequence ATGAACCTTCCCATTTTAAAATCCATTTCGAAACAATTCAAAAAACGCCCCTTTCTTTACGGAGGGGTTGTTTTTATTCTGGCATTGCCGGTAATACTTCATTTTATTTTTTGGGGACTGGTTGCTTCCAAATCTCCGAATTACAACGGTTTGAAAAAACATCCTTTTATCAAAACGAACGTAACCGTAATTCGGGATGTAAACGGGATTCCTCATATCGACGCGGGAGATTCCTTGTCCGCCTATTTTGCCTTAGGTTATACGATTGCACAGGACCGGCTTTTTCAAATGGAATTGCAAAGACGGATCGGAAGGGGAGATCTTACCGAGTTATTCGGAGACAAGTTACTCGAGTCGGACAAGTTTTTAAAATCATTGCTTCTTAAAAAAACAGCGGAGGAATATGCTAACTCGGAAAAACATCTTCATCCCGGCGCATGGGAAGAATTGGACGCATTTCTTACCGGAGTAAATGCGTTTGTGGAAGAGGGAAATTTTCCGATAGAATACACTATTTTGGGAATCAAACCGAGACCATTTAACAGAATAGATGCGATTTCCTTTCTTTTTTATATGGGATTTTCCTTTGCGGAAGGAATCAAAACGGACAGCCTCTATACCATTTTGGAATCCGAGTTGAAAGATAGAAATGTGTATGAGCTTTTCCCGAGATATGATTTGGAAAAAGGGGCAACGATTCTGGAGTCGCAACCAGGATCTCCCAAACTTTCTTCCCATACCGATTCGGATCGTCCGTCCGGGAATGATTTGATCCGAGAAATGAAGATCAAACATTCGGCAAATTATGTTTCTCCGAAATCCGGAACCGATGTTAGCGCAATACATCGATTAGTTGACGAGGTTTCGAATCTGATTCTTCCTATCGAACCTTTGGAGGGAAGTAATTCGTGGTTGATCGCTCCTTCTCGTTCTTCGAGCGGAGGTGCCATCCTTGCCAATGACCCTCATATTGCGCTGTCAAATCCCGGCGCCTGGTACGAAGCACATATTCGTTTTCCGGGATATGAAAATTACGGTTATTTTCTGTCCATTCTACCTTTCCCTTTGATTGCACATAATAGGGATAAGGCGTGGGGGCTTACCATGTTGGAACAAGACGATGTGAATCTTTATTCGGAAACCGTTTCCGAGGATAAGGTAATGGAAAAAGGGAAATGGGTTCCTCTACAAACCTATTCGGATCCGATTTTGGTAAAAGGAAAAGATCCTATCCCTTTTGAAATCAAAATCTCATCCCATGGTCCGATCATTACAGAACATATCAAAGGTTATGCGGGAAAACCGGTGAGCTTGTATTGGGCGCACCATCATCTCCCCAATCCGCTTTTGGATGTACTCTACCAAATGGGTCGTTCGACAAGTTTCGGAGAATTGGACAACGCATCGTCTTTGATCGGAGCTCCCGGACTTAATTTTAGTTATGCGGATGCGAAAGGAAATATTGCCTATTATTCCGTAGGTAGATTCCCGATTTTAAAGTCCGGAAATTCCCGTAAAATTTTAGAAGGTTCTACGGGAGAAAATGACGTAATCGGCTATCTTCCTTCTTCGCAAAACCCGAAAATCATCAATCCTAAGAACGGAATCATCATCACTGCAAACAATATGGTGACTTCTCAAAAATTACCAGGCCTCGGATATCCGGACGGGAATTGGCAGCCTAGAGACAGGTTTCTCCGCTTAGCAGATGTTTTGGGAAGGCAGGACAAATGGTCTCTGGAAGATATGGCTTCCTTGCAAACGGATACTGTTTCATCGTTTGCTCCCCGTTATCTGGAGATCGCTTTGCCTTCCTTGGAAAAAGTGAAGTCCCGTTCCGGAAAACAAGCTCTCGGAATTTTGAAAGGCTGGAATTTCGAACATGATTTGGATTCGCAAGGCGGGGCTGTTTACGATGTGTTCTTTTATCTGACTTTGAAGAATATAGTAATAGATGAGTTAGGTGAAGATAATTTCAAGTTATATGGTGATTTTGCGGAATATTGGAATGCGTACAGAGGTATCATTCAAAATCCGGAATCCAAATTTTGGGATGATCAAAACACAAAAGATATTATTGAAACCAGAGAAGATATTTTGATTCGTTCTTTGGAAGATACCGCTTCGTATCTCGAAGAACATGTATCAAAGTCTCCCTCTCTTTGGCGTTGGAAACATTTGTATAAAATCAAACACCCTCATCCTCTCGGTGTCATCCCTTTGATTGGTAAAATATTCGATATCGGTCCTCTGCCGAGTCCCGGTGGAGCGGAAGTTGTTAACAATCTCAAATACAAATTGATGAAAGAAGATTGGACGGCGACATCGGGACCTTCGAAAAGAAGAGTCATCGACTATGGAAGATTTGACGAATCCGTTACTCAGCTTCCTATCGGAAATAGCGGAAACCTGGGAAGTCCGTTTTATGGAAATTTGGTGAAGAATTATATCGACGGAATTCATAGGAAGATACTTTTCTCTAAGGAAAGTTATGCGGACGGAAAATATAAACTCGAGTTCGCACCTTCCGAAAAATAA
- a CDS encoding transglycosylase SLT domain-containing protein, with the protein MLRENRNRISKIIALCLSLGVFFLESYGKASSESDFGSRRTEVAKITEYISRVRPGLEKTERETLSLSILSASRMLQFPKRSEFAGENEIDKVAFLLGVIQTESQFKRTAKSHKGALGYMQIMPATAKWLSKTKGIAYSDKSDLFHATTNLKLGVLFLNDLMKETGSPKDALLAYNAGLGGWKKWGGLPSYPRSIANHYQTWKEFETTGSFSYDLALFEEE; encoded by the coding sequence ATGCTACGCGAAAATAGAAACCGAATTTCAAAAATCATCGCTTTATGTCTAAGCCTGGGTGTATTTTTCCTGGAATCCTACGGAAAAGCCAGTTCCGAATCCGATTTTGGCTCTAGGCGAACCGAAGTGGCAAAAATTACGGAGTATATTTCCCGTGTAAGGCCCGGTCTTGAAAAAACAGAAAGAGAAACACTTTCTCTTTCCATCTTATCCGCTTCCCGAATGCTCCAATTCCCGAAACGCTCCGAGTTTGCGGGAGAAAATGAAATCGACAAAGTAGCTTTTTTATTGGGAGTCATTCAAACCGAATCCCAATTCAAACGAACTGCAAAATCCCACAAAGGGGCTTTGGGTTATATGCAGATTATGCCTGCCACAGCGAAATGGTTGTCCAAAACCAAAGGGATTGCCTATTCGGATAAGAGTGACCTGTTTCATGCTACCACCAATCTGAAACTGGGAGTACTATTTTTGAATGATCTAATGAAGGAAACCGGCTCCCCAAAGGATGCGCTTCTTGCTTACAATGCGGGTCTTGGCGGTTGGAAAAAGTGGGGAGGGCTACCTTCTTACCCGAGATCGATTGCAAATCATTATCAAACTTGGAAAGAATTCGAAACAACCGGATCTTTCTCCTATGATTTAGCTCTCTTCGAAGAAGAATAA
- a CDS encoding tetratricopeptide repeat protein — protein MLWSQTSEERLAFAFKSQNSLDPLRMIVVGEVVGIEKASYFEADKLSAELDVDTRPDTVTLKVASPKGLRVGQTLYLLEKNQDHKTYRDANIVGMVTVRSVFQTTFFGWQVRGDGYLRLIEDRPVTAARLLDATKYEEAVMAKKQGDHFVAKGKLDEAIRLYKRAISLDPNYPDTHFALGKVHWNDGEGYVSAAYEFSQAWKNRERFSNSQEQLLFYLEYMRFLIYQFKTEGKENTKNLELLPQIAKEARTLNPKNYEAWLYSFESAYLQFVRANILATGVESRKSKEEWSEKAEEALLKAAYLRKSDFYLHKLACEFYNLKWKETRNTPKEKEYRDKLVEHGRLLRIYYTGETGIADEILNAIRLAEKQSGVF, from the coding sequence GTGCTATGGTCCCAAACTTCGGAAGAGAGATTGGCATTTGCATTCAAGAGTCAGAATTCTCTAGATCCCCTTCGTATGATCGTGGTTGGGGAAGTGGTGGGAATCGAAAAAGCAAGTTACTTTGAAGCGGATAAATTGTCTGCGGAATTGGATGTGGACACTCGGCCCGACACCGTTACCTTAAAGGTGGCAAGTCCGAAGGGGTTGCGAGTGGGTCAAACATTGTATCTGCTCGAAAAAAACCAGGATCATAAAACTTATCGGGATGCAAATATTGTAGGTATGGTAACGGTCAGATCCGTTTTTCAAACCACTTTCTTCGGATGGCAGGTGAGGGGAGACGGTTATCTTAGATTGATCGAAGATCGTCCTGTAACGGCTGCTAGACTACTTGATGCCACGAAATACGAAGAAGCCGTTATGGCAAAAAAACAGGGCGATCATTTCGTAGCGAAGGGCAAACTGGACGAGGCAATCCGTCTCTACAAACGTGCCATTTCGTTGGATCCGAATTACCCTGACACTCATTTTGCATTGGGGAAAGTACATTGGAATGACGGAGAAGGTTATGTTTCCGCAGCTTATGAATTTTCGCAAGCTTGGAAAAATAGGGAAAGATTTTCAAACTCCCAGGAACAACTGTTATTTTATCTGGAATATATGCGTTTTCTGATTTATCAATTCAAGACGGAAGGAAAAGAAAACACAAAAAATCTGGAACTACTTCCTCAGATTGCGAAAGAAGCACGCACTCTCAATCCTAAAAATTACGAAGCTTGGTTGTATAGTTTTGAATCCGCTTATTTGCAATTTGTGCGTGCAAATATTCTAGCTACAGGAGTCGAATCCAGAAAGAGCAAAGAAGAGTGGTCTGAAAAAGCGGAAGAAGCTTTATTGAAGGCTGCTTATTTGCGTAAATCGGATTTTTATCTGCATAAACTCGCTTGCGAATTCTATAATTTAAAATGGAAGGAAACAAGAAACACTCCGAAAGAAAAAGAGTATAGGGATAAACTTGTGGAACACGGACGACTATTGCGAATTTATTATACCGGTGAAACCGGAATTGCTGATGAGATTTTAAATGCAATCAGACTTGCTGAAAAACAATCCGGAGTATTTTAA
- a CDS encoding TolC family protein produces MKFYRSIFLIHIFLVFPPVFGVSLGELEKQFQERNLQLLSKQYDIESSRAQILQARLWQNPTFYMEQNAYNWKTGRYFDISPKGQTLVSFQQLIELGGKREKRIQAKSLLKGITEYELYDLTRALKYELRSSFFSLYYFREIMDFYKLNIRSISETISRMEKSFSQQDVTLSEIMRLKAILFQLENESVNLSAKIQEQEDSLKLLLNDETATSFPKLELNEAGLDGLDPFQLKIEDLQNWGERNRPDVQIAEIMIQYEKTNLSLAKAEAIPDVSLGILWDRQGSYIENYYALTASIPIPVNDRNQGNIKSAEQTVKTSELKKELVKNKLRKEIYAAWKKAYEKDTVYKSYAKNFIAEYRNLSDVMLKNYTKRYITIIEFADFFDAYRQSMDQFQNLRMERLQSFENLNFSIGFNLLELEKI; encoded by the coding sequence ATGAAGTTTTATAGAAGTATTTTTCTGATTCATATATTCTTGGTGTTTCCGCCTGTATTCGGAGTTTCACTAGGAGAATTGGAAAAACAATTCCAGGAAAGGAACTTGCAGCTACTTTCCAAACAATATGATATTGAATCCAGCAGAGCTCAGATTTTGCAAGCCAGGCTGTGGCAAAATCCCACCTTTTATATGGAACAGAATGCATATAATTGGAAAACCGGTCGCTATTTTGACATTTCTCCGAAAGGCCAAACTTTAGTTTCCTTCCAGCAATTGATCGAACTCGGAGGTAAAAGAGAAAAAAGAATCCAGGCAAAGTCCTTATTGAAAGGAATCACGGAATACGAGTTATACGATCTTACCCGCGCTTTGAAATACGAATTAAGATCTTCTTTTTTCAGTTTGTATTATTTCCGGGAGATTATGGATTTTTATAAATTAAATATCCGTTCCATTTCGGAAACGATTTCAAGAATGGAAAAATCATTTTCACAGCAAGACGTGACTTTGAGTGAAATCATGAGATTGAAAGCGATTTTATTTCAGCTTGAAAACGAGAGTGTCAACTTATCTGCAAAAATCCAGGAACAGGAAGATAGTCTGAAACTGTTGTTAAATGATGAAACCGCGACCAGTTTTCCGAAGTTGGAATTGAACGAAGCCGGTTTGGATGGGTTGGATCCGTTTCAATTGAAAATCGAGGATCTCCAGAATTGGGGAGAAAGAAACAGACCTGATGTGCAGATTGCGGAAATTATGATTCAATATGAAAAAACAAATCTATCTCTTGCGAAAGCGGAAGCAATCCCGGATGTTAGTTTGGGAATTCTTTGGGATAGACAGGGAAGTTATATTGAGAACTATTATGCACTGACTGCAAGCATTCCTATTCCCGTCAATGATCGCAATCAGGGAAATATTAAATCGGCGGAACAAACGGTAAAAACTTCCGAGCTGAAAAAAGAGTTGGTTAAAAATAAATTGCGAAAAGAAATTTATGCGGCATGGAAAAAAGCTTATGAAAAAGATACGGTTTATAAATCGTATGCTAAAAATTTCATAGCCGAATATCGGAATCTATCCGACGTTATGCTGAAAAATTACACTAAGAGATACATCACAATCATTGAGTTTGCCGATTTTTTCGATGCGTATCGGCAAAGTATGGATCAGTTCCAGAATTTGCGAATGGAAAGGCTTCAGTCTTTTGAAAATTTGAATTTCTCGATAGGATTTAATTTGTTGGAATTGGAAAAAATCTAA